One Sphaerisporangium krabiense DNA segment encodes these proteins:
- a CDS encoding NAD-dependent epimerase/dehydratase family protein has translation MRVIVVGATGNVGTSVISALERDSSVEAIVGVARRLPGWRPGRTEWRAADIATDDLTDLFTGADAVVNLAWLFQPTRDPAVTWRANVLGGMRVFRAVAEAGVPALVHASSVGAYSPGPKDRAVDESWPTHGWPRAAYAREKAYLERVLDVFENDHPGIRVVRMRPGFIFKRESATQQRRLFAGPLVPQRLVRPGWVPFLPDVPGLRIQALHSDDAGEAYRLAVTRPVSGPFNLAADPVLEPADLAELLRTRLVPVAPWMIRELTAAAWHLRLVPASPGLVEMALKIPVMDTTRARTELGWTPRHTALQAVREVVAGMEGGAGMDTPPLEPESGLKGRLHELATGVGGRP, from the coding sequence ATGCGGGTAATTGTGGTGGGGGCGACCGGCAACGTCGGAACCAGCGTGATCTCCGCCCTGGAGCGGGACTCGAGCGTCGAGGCGATCGTGGGCGTCGCGCGCCGCCTGCCGGGGTGGCGCCCCGGCAGGACCGAGTGGCGGGCCGCCGACATCGCCACCGACGACCTCACCGACCTCTTCACCGGCGCGGACGCCGTGGTGAACCTCGCCTGGCTGTTCCAGCCCACCCGCGACCCGGCGGTCACCTGGCGGGCCAACGTGCTCGGCGGCATGCGCGTCTTCCGCGCGGTCGCCGAGGCCGGGGTGCCGGCCCTGGTCCACGCCTCCTCGGTCGGCGCCTACTCGCCCGGCCCCAAGGACCGCGCGGTGGACGAGAGCTGGCCCACCCACGGCTGGCCCCGCGCCGCCTACGCCCGCGAGAAGGCGTACCTGGAGCGCGTCCTCGACGTCTTCGAGAACGACCACCCCGGCATCCGCGTGGTCCGCATGCGCCCGGGGTTCATCTTCAAGCGCGAGTCGGCCACCCAGCAGCGCCGCCTGTTCGCCGGGCCCCTGGTGCCGCAGCGGCTCGTGCGGCCCGGCTGGGTGCCGTTCCTGCCGGACGTCCCCGGCCTGCGCATTCAGGCCCTGCACTCCGACGACGCGGGCGAGGCCTACCGGCTCGCCGTCACGCGCCCGGTCTCGGGGCCGTTCAACCTCGCCGCCGACCCCGTGCTGGAGCCCGCCGACCTGGCCGAGCTGCTCAGGACCCGGCTGGTGCCCGTCGCGCCGTGGATGATCCGCGAGCTGACGGCCGCGGCCTGGCACCTGCGCCTGGTCCCGGCCTCGCCGGGCCTGGTCGAGATGGCGCTCAAGATCCCGGTCATGGACACGACGCGCGCCCGTACCGAGCTCGGCTGGACGCCCCGCCACACCGCGCTCCAGGCCGTCCGCGAGGTGGTCGCGGGCATGGAGGGCGGCGCGGGCATGGACACCCCGCCCCTGGAGCCGGAGTCCGGCCTGAAGGGCCGCCTCCACGAACTCGCCACGGGCGTCGGCGGTCGTCCCTAG
- the hpaE gene encoding 5-carboxymethyl-2-hydroxymuconate semialdehyde dehydrogenase: MNLEHYIGGAHVPSVTGATFTALEPATNKPYLTVSAGGPEDIAAAVAAARTAFTEGPWPKMTGEQRAAVLRRIAAAIESRDDEIAARECRDTGLPITQARGQAHRAAHNFRFFADVITTLGEEVYRVASAQLNYVLRKPVGVAGLITPWNTPFMLETWKLAPALAAGCPVVLKPAEWSPASAGLLPEIMEEAGLPTGVFNLVHGIGEDAGAALVAHPDVPVISFTGETTTGQIIMRNAADNLKALSMELGGKSPLLVFADADLDRALDAAVFGVFSLNGERCTASSRVLVQEEVYDEFVERLAARASRVKVGAPSDPATELGALIHPEHYERVMEYVRIGTEEGARLVAGGERPAHLPEGNFLGATVFADVTPKMRIFQEEIFGPVVSVTPFSTEAEALELANATRYGLAAYLWTNDLRRTHRLAQSIEAGMMWVNSQNVRDLRTPFGGVKASGLGREGGHHSIDVYTEAHIVHLATEDLPIPRFGAA, translated from the coding sequence ATGAACCTTGAGCACTACATCGGCGGGGCCCACGTCCCCAGCGTCACGGGGGCGACGTTCACCGCCCTGGAGCCCGCGACCAACAAGCCGTACCTGACGGTGTCGGCCGGCGGTCCCGAGGACATCGCCGCCGCCGTGGCCGCCGCGCGCACCGCCTTCACCGAGGGCCCGTGGCCGAAGATGACCGGCGAGCAGCGCGCCGCGGTGCTGCGCAGGATCGCCGCGGCGATCGAGTCCCGCGACGACGAGATCGCCGCGCGGGAGTGCCGGGACACCGGCCTGCCGATCACCCAGGCCCGCGGCCAGGCGCACCGCGCCGCGCACAACTTCCGCTTCTTCGCCGACGTGATCACGACGCTGGGCGAGGAGGTCTACCGCGTGGCCTCGGCGCAGCTCAACTACGTGCTGCGCAAGCCGGTCGGCGTCGCCGGCCTGATCACGCCCTGGAACACGCCGTTCATGCTGGAGACCTGGAAGCTCGCCCCGGCGCTCGCCGCGGGCTGCCCGGTCGTCCTCAAGCCCGCCGAGTGGTCCCCCGCGTCGGCCGGGCTGCTGCCGGAGATCATGGAGGAGGCCGGGCTCCCCACCGGCGTCTTCAACCTGGTGCACGGCATCGGCGAGGACGCCGGCGCGGCGCTCGTGGCGCACCCGGACGTCCCGGTGATCTCCTTCACCGGGGAGACCACCACCGGTCAGATCATCATGCGCAACGCCGCCGACAACCTGAAGGCGCTGTCGATGGAGCTCGGCGGCAAGTCGCCGCTGCTGGTCTTCGCCGACGCCGACCTGGACCGCGCGCTGGACGCGGCCGTCTTCGGGGTGTTCTCCCTCAACGGCGAGCGCTGCACGGCCAGCTCGCGCGTCCTGGTCCAGGAGGAGGTCTACGACGAGTTCGTGGAGCGCCTGGCCGCGCGCGCCTCACGGGTGAAGGTGGGGGCTCCGAGCGACCCCGCCACCGAGCTGGGCGCGCTGATCCACCCCGAGCACTACGAGCGGGTCATGGAGTACGTGCGCATCGGCACCGAGGAGGGCGCCCGCCTGGTCGCGGGCGGCGAGCGGCCCGCGCACCTGCCGGAGGGCAACTTCCTGGGGGCGACGGTGTTCGCCGACGTCACGCCGAAGATGCGGATCTTCCAGGAGGAGATCTTCGGCCCGGTGGTCTCCGTCACGCCGTTCTCGACCGAGGCCGAGGCGCTGGAGCTGGCCAACGCGACCCGCTACGGCCTGGCCGCCTACCTGTGGACCAACGACCTGCGCAGGACGCACCGGCTCGCGCAGTCCATCGAGGCGGGCATGATGTGGGTCAACTCCCAGAACGTCCGCGACCTGCGCACGCCGTTCGGCGGTGTCAAGGCCAGCGGCCTCGGCCGCGAGGGCGGGCACCACAGCATCGACGTCTACACCGAGGCGCACATCGTGCACCTGGCGACCGAGGATCTGCCGATCCCGCGGTTCGGCGCGGCCTGA
- the dapA gene encoding 4-hydroxy-tetrahydrodipicolinate synthase: MKFRSDPATIRGSIAPVVTPFTEDGELDLASLRALVRWQLSQGSHGISTGGSTGEPSAQTIDERIAAMSAVAAETADQVPFLPGTGSAKLDETLRLTAEAERLGADAALVITPYYARPTQEALFQWYATVAAEFPSLPIVIYNVPSRTAVDIAPETVARLRRARANIVGIKETTKDFEHFSRVLNLCGRDFLMWSGIELLCLPLLAIGGVGFVSAVANLAPSAVARMYTAYTEGDHKTALDLHYALHPLVDLLFVETNPAPAKLVLARRGLITSGHVRPPLIPPTDAGIARIEELLAQSEGVA, encoded by the coding sequence ATGAAATTCCGGTCGGACCCGGCCACCATACGCGGGTCGATCGCCCCCGTGGTGACGCCGTTCACCGAGGACGGAGAGCTCGACCTCGCGTCCCTTCGGGCGCTGGTGCGCTGGCAGCTCTCGCAGGGATCCCACGGGATCTCCACCGGCGGCTCCACCGGCGAGCCGAGCGCGCAGACCATCGACGAGCGGATCGCGGCGATGTCCGCCGTCGCGGCCGAGACCGCCGACCAGGTGCCGTTCCTGCCCGGCACCGGGTCCGCCAAGCTGGACGAGACGCTGCGCCTCACCGCCGAGGCCGAGCGGCTGGGCGCCGACGCCGCGCTGGTCATCACCCCGTACTACGCGCGGCCGACGCAGGAGGCCCTCTTCCAGTGGTACGCCACGGTGGCCGCCGAGTTCCCCTCTCTCCCGATCGTCATCTACAACGTCCCCTCCCGCACGGCCGTGGACATCGCCCCGGAGACCGTGGCCCGGCTGCGACGCGCGCGTGCCAACATCGTGGGCATCAAAGAGACGACGAAGGACTTCGAGCACTTCTCCCGCGTCCTCAACCTGTGCGGACGTGATTTCCTCATGTGGTCCGGCATCGAGCTGCTGTGCCTGCCGCTGCTGGCCATCGGCGGCGTGGGCTTCGTGAGCGCGGTGGCCAACCTGGCCCCGTCCGCGGTGGCCCGCATGTACACCGCCTACACCGAGGGCGACCACAAGACCGCCCTCGACCTGCACTACGCACTGCATCCCCTGGTCGACCTGCTTTTCGTGGAGACCAACCCGGCTCCCGCGAAGCTGGTACTCGCGCGGCGTGGCCTGATCACCTCAGGCCACGTGCGCCCGCCGCTGATCCCGCCCACTGACGCGGGGATCGCGCGCATCGAAGAACTACTGGCTCAGAGCGAGGGAGTCGCCTGA
- the manA gene encoding mannose-6-phosphate isomerase, class I, with amino-acid sequence MHLLTNPLKDYAWGSRTDIAELTGRPAPSPGPEAEMWLGTHPAGPSTLDGDGRSLADLIDADPLAGLGARTLERHGARLPFLLKLIAVARPLSLQVHPSAEQAADGHARGVYGDPWAKPELVCALTPFTALAGFRPADQAAMLVERLGVPGLKDVVALLAEGSPLKALAALLDGRDIAEQAVWAASAVHHPDYALVVRLARCHPGDPACLAPLMIKRHELAPGQALFLGAGVLHCYVKGFGVEIMGSSDNVVRAGLTAKPVDVAELLRVTDPDAGPLAPGTGPDGAFDTPAPEFRLRRLAVDGETRLEGGVPRILLGVAGETRADGVDLGAGRSVFVPAAGPAPTLSGSGVVFCAEPGGDG; translated from the coding sequence TTGCACCTGCTCACCAACCCCCTGAAGGACTACGCCTGGGGGTCGCGCACGGACATCGCCGAGCTCACCGGACGGCCCGCCCCCTCGCCGGGGCCCGAGGCCGAGATGTGGCTCGGCACGCACCCGGCCGGCCCCTCGACGCTCGACGGGGACGGGCGCTCCCTCGCCGACCTGATCGACGCCGACCCGCTCGCCGGGCTCGGCGCGCGGACGCTGGAGCGCCACGGCGCGCGGCTGCCGTTCCTCCTCAAGCTGATCGCGGTCGCCAGGCCCCTGTCCCTCCAGGTCCACCCGTCCGCCGAGCAGGCCGCGGACGGTCACGCCCGCGGCGTCTACGGCGACCCGTGGGCGAAGCCCGAGCTGGTGTGCGCGCTCACCCCGTTCACCGCGCTGGCCGGGTTCCGCCCGGCCGACCAGGCGGCCATGCTGGTCGAACGGCTCGGCGTGCCGGGGCTCAAGGACGTGGTCGCGCTGCTGGCCGAGGGGTCGCCGCTGAAGGCCCTCGCCGCGCTGCTCGACGGCCGCGACATCGCCGAGCAGGCCGTCTGGGCGGCCTCCGCCGTCCACCACCCCGACTACGCGCTGGTGGTCCGCCTGGCCCGCTGCCACCCCGGGGACCCGGCCTGCCTGGCCCCGCTGATGATCAAGCGGCACGAGCTGGCCCCGGGCCAGGCGCTGTTCCTCGGCGCCGGGGTGCTGCACTGCTACGTCAAGGGCTTCGGCGTGGAGATCATGGGCAGCTCCGACAACGTCGTGCGGGCGGGGCTGACCGCCAAGCCGGTCGACGTGGCCGAGCTGCTGCGCGTGACCGACCCGGACGCGGGCCCGCTGGCGCCGGGCACGGGGCCGGACGGCGCCTTCGACACCCCCGCGCCGGAGTTCCGGCTGCGGCGCCTGGCGGTGGACGGTGAGACGCGGCTGGAGGGCGGCGTGCCGCGCATCCTGCTGGGCGTGGCGGGCGAGACGCGCGCGGACGGCGTGGACCTCGGCGCCGGACGCTCGGTGTTCGTGCCCGCCGCCGGCCCCGCGCCGACCCTGTCCGGCTCCGGCGTGGTCTTCTGCGCCGAGCCCGGCGGCGACGGCTGA
- a CDS encoding fumarylacetoacetate hydrolase family protein — MEHPLGLAPGKIIAVHLNYRSRAAERGRTPAVPSYFLKPSSSLSWSGRPVVRPAGCELLAFEGEIAIVIGKRAHRVSPAHALEHVAGYTAANDFGVYDFKHADLGSNLRAKGQDGFTPVGPEILRDADPGRLRLRTYVNGELVQDASTEELLFGFDLLVADLSRFMTLEPGDLILAGTPAGSTVVRPGDVVEVELEGAGRLRNEVVADERDLPGYGVQPKVTEETRAAAYGSAGEPPAGVLDEETTAALRSVSTATLSSQLRKRGIDHHFIEGVRPARPDLRMVGVARTLRYVPLREDVFAAIGGGMNAQKRTIEEIRPGEVLVIEARGDHGAGTLGDILALRALRRGAVGVVTDGGLRDSPSFANLDMPAYYAVPHAAVLGRKHVPLESQVPVACGGVLVMPGDVLVGDAEGVVVIPPRLVAEVARDAARQEDEERFIYDRVNEGASVDGLYPMNKTWRETYETQRRDS, encoded by the coding sequence GTGGAGCACCCGCTCGGCCTCGCACCGGGAAAGATCATCGCGGTGCACCTCAACTACCGCAGCCGCGCGGCCGAGCGCGGGCGTACGCCGGCCGTCCCCTCCTACTTCCTCAAGCCGTCGTCGTCGCTGTCCTGGTCGGGACGGCCGGTGGTGCGGCCGGCGGGATGCGAGCTGCTGGCGTTCGAGGGCGAGATCGCCATCGTCATCGGCAAGCGGGCACACCGCGTCTCCCCCGCGCACGCGCTGGAGCACGTCGCCGGGTACACCGCGGCCAACGACTTCGGAGTCTACGACTTCAAACATGCCGACCTCGGGTCCAACCTACGCGCCAAAGGCCAGGACGGCTTCACCCCCGTGGGGCCCGAAATTTTGCGGGACGCCGATCCCGGCCGGCTGAGGCTGCGCACCTACGTCAACGGTGAGCTGGTCCAGGACGCCTCCACCGAGGAGCTGCTGTTCGGGTTCGACCTGCTGGTCGCGGACCTGTCCCGCTTCATGACACTGGAGCCCGGCGACCTCATCCTCGCCGGCACCCCCGCCGGGTCGACGGTCGTGCGCCCCGGCGACGTCGTGGAGGTCGAGCTGGAGGGCGCGGGCCGCCTGCGCAACGAGGTCGTCGCCGACGAGCGCGACCTGCCCGGGTACGGCGTCCAGCCCAAGGTGACCGAGGAGACCCGCGCCGCGGCCTACGGCTCGGCGGGCGAGCCGCCCGCGGGCGTGCTCGACGAGGAGACCACCGCGGCGCTGCGCTCGGTCTCGACGGCCACGCTGTCCTCCCAGCTCCGCAAGCGCGGCATCGACCACCACTTCATCGAGGGCGTGCGCCCGGCCCGGCCCGACCTGCGCATGGTCGGCGTGGCCAGGACCCTGCGCTACGTCCCCCTGCGCGAGGACGTCTTCGCCGCGATCGGCGGCGGCATGAACGCCCAGAAGCGCACCATCGAGGAGATCCGCCCGGGCGAGGTGCTCGTCATCGAGGCGCGCGGCGACCACGGGGCCGGCACGCTCGGCGACATCCTCGCGCTGCGCGCCCTGCGCCGCGGCGCCGTCGGCGTCGTCACCGACGGCGGCCTGCGCGACAGCCCGTCCTTCGCGAACCTGGACATGCCCGCCTACTACGCCGTCCCCCACGCCGCCGTCCTCGGCCGCAAGCACGTCCCGCTGGAGTCCCAGGTGCCGGTCGCGTGCGGCGGCGTGCTGGTGATGCCCGGCGACGTCCTGGTCGGCGACGCCGAGGGCGTGGTGGTCATCCCGCCGCGCCTCGTCGCCGAGGTCGCCCGCGACGCGGCCCGCCAGGAGGACGAGGAGCGCTTCATCTACGACCGGGTGAACGAGGGCGCCTCCGTGGACGGCCTCTACCCCATGAACAAGACCTGGCGTGAGACCTACGAGACCCAACGGCGCGACTCGTGA
- a CDS encoding MerR family transcriptional regulator: MARLPFDDEHAPLYSVGQVAAMLNVEQAFLRRLDEFDVVRPARSGGGQRRYSRHEIGDVQNAISLVGEGMTLVAVRRIFELEQQVRELRAELARERARRGGEDAPG, encoded by the coding sequence ATGGCGAGGCTGCCGTTCGACGACGAGCACGCGCCCCTCTACTCCGTCGGACAGGTCGCCGCCATGCTCAACGTCGAACAGGCGTTCCTGCGGCGGCTGGACGAGTTCGACGTCGTGCGCCCCGCACGATCCGGTGGCGGTCAGCGCCGCTACAGCCGCCACGAGATCGGCGACGTGCAGAACGCCATCTCCCTCGTCGGCGAAGGCATGACGCTGGTGGCCGTGCGCCGCATCTTCGAACTGGAGCAGCAGGTCCGCGAGCTGCGGGCCGAGCTGGCCCGGGAGCGCGCCCGGCGGGGCGGCGAGGACGCGCCGGGCTGA
- a CDS encoding Hsp20/alpha crystallin family protein, translating into MLLTSIDPFIQEFDRQFDRLARQALGTGDGGARVMALDGVRRKDDVLLRFDLPGVDPDSIEITVDRGVLSVSATREEEHAQEDRPFVRERPMGAFTRRVYLSEHLDSEKIDAAYSNGVLAVRIPVIEKARPRKVEIHKGPEVKSIKA; encoded by the coding sequence ATGCTGCTGACGTCGATCGATCCGTTCATCCAGGAGTTCGACCGGCAGTTCGACAGGTTGGCCCGGCAGGCCCTCGGCACGGGGGACGGCGGGGCGCGGGTCATGGCTCTCGACGGCGTCCGGCGCAAGGACGACGTCCTCCTCAGGTTCGACCTCCCCGGCGTCGACCCCGACTCGATCGAGATCACCGTCGACCGCGGCGTGCTGTCGGTCAGCGCCACGCGGGAAGAGGAGCACGCGCAGGAGGACCGCCCGTTCGTGCGCGAGCGCCCCATGGGCGCCTTCACCCGCCGCGTCTACCTCTCCGAGCACCTCGACAGCGAGAAGATCGACGCCGCCTACTCCAACGGGGTCCTCGCCGTGCGCATCCCCGTGATCGAGAAGGCGCGCCCCCGCAAGGTCGAGATCCACAAGGGGCCGGAGGTCAAGTCGATCAAGGCGTGA